A stretch of the Lytechinus variegatus isolate NC3 chromosome 5, Lvar_3.0, whole genome shotgun sequence genome encodes the following:
- the LOC121415727 gene encoding heterogeneous nuclear ribonucleoprotein A3-like isoform X3: MNIVLNPPTNIGKRMGEEVGKIFVGGVNRETTIDAFRAYFESFGKINDIVLMMDKDNNNGMNKGYGFVKYDDPRCADDVILKKGQHKLDGKELDTKPCNARGSRPRGGIPDDNRTKKIFVGGISQQAGKQDLYDVFKPFGMVEDVHIMTDNATGKHRGFGFVTLDSEEAVEKLVQIRHLELKGKSMEIKKAQPKMNRGFGGPGGPGGPMGGGGGGFPQGGGSWNQGGQPGFGGFGGGSQWNMGQPMGQFGQQQQGGFQQRGGPGQGYGSQQQGYNNGYRQQGQGGPQYGQQGGGYAGQQQQQQPQQQHNYGGKPSAGGDNYGTKNPRLGGQGYSNYGGGGYGQSQQDPYGQQQQQQQQYGNQGSMGNYPQEASGYGPQRVNYNQQQQGYNQESLNYPAF; encoded by the exons ATGCATTCCGGGCATATTTTGAGTCATTTGGAAAGATCAACGATATCGTTTTGATGATGGATAAGGACAACAACAATGGCATGAATAAGGGCTATGGCTTTGTGAAATATGATGATCCACGCTGTGCAgatgatgtcattttaaagaaagGCCAGCATAAACTTGATGGCAAAGAG CTGGACACAAAACCTTGCAATGCCCGAGGATCTAGACCAAGAGGTGGCATACCTGACGATAACAGAACCAAGAAAATCTTTGTTGGGGGTATCTCACAGCAGGCAGGCAAGCAGGATCTTTATGATGTCTTCAAACCCTTTGGAATG GTAGAAGATGTGCACATTATGACAGACAATGCCACAGGAAAGCACAGAG GCTTCGGCTTTGTGACGTTGGATAGTGAAGAAGCCGTAGAGAAATTGGTCCAAATACGCCATCTGGAGCTGAAGGGAAAATCG ATGGAGATTAAAAAGGCCCAGCCGAAGATGAACAGAGGGTTCGGAGGGCCAGGTGGACCAGGAGGACCTAtgggtggaggaggaggaggctTCCCACAAGGAGGTGGTAGCTGGAACCAAGGGGGGCAGCCAGGCTTTGGTGGATTCGGAGGGGGCAGCCAGTGGAACATGGGTCAACCCATGG GCCAATTTGGGCAGCAGCAGCAAGGAGGGTTTCAGCAGAGAGGTGGCCCAGGCCAGGGGTACGGCAGCCAGCAACAAGGGTACAACAATGGCTACCGGCAACAAGGTCAGGGGGGACCACAATACGGTCAACAAGGAGGAGGTTATGCGgggcagcagcagcaacaacagcCACAGCAGCAACATAACTATGGAG GGAAGCCCAGTGCAGGAGGTGATAATTATGGAACCAAAAATCCTCGCCTTG GTGGACAGGGCTATAGTAATTATGGAGGAGGTGGATATGGACAATCTCAACAGGACCCGTAtggacaacaacaacaacagcaacagcaATATGGAAACCAAG GTTCAATGGGTAACTATCCCCAAGAAGCATCAGGGTATGGTCCTCAGCGAGTGAACTACAACCAACAACAACAAGGCTACAATCAAG AATCCCTAAACTACCCGGCCTTTTAA
- the LOC121415727 gene encoding heterogeneous nuclear ribonucleoproteins A2/B1-like isoform X2 gives MNIVLNPPTNIGKRMGEEVGKIFVGGVNRETTIDAFRAYFESFGKINDIVLMMDKDNNNGMNKGYGFVKYDDPRCADDVILKKGQHKLDGKELDTKPCNARGSRPRGGIPDDNRTKKIFVGGISQQAGKQDLYDVFKPFGMVEDVHIMTDNATGKHRGFGFVTLDSEEAVEKLVQIRHLELKGKSMEIKKAQPKMNRGFGGPGGPGGPMGGGGGGFPQGGGSWNQGGQPGFGGFGGGSQWNMGQPMGQFGQQQQGGFQQRGGPGQGYGSQQQGYNNGYRQQGQGGPQYGQQGGGYAGQQQQQQPQQQHNYGGGQGYSNYGGGGYGQSQQDPYGQQQQQQQQYGNQGSMGNYPQEASGYGPQRVNYNQQQQGYNQGQFGNDMPGQNFGPPQQQQQPPPPQPPQQQQPPQGYGQPVEGGPDMYGNNNYGRGNLGGGNQFHPYRRFQGNQVQ, from the exons ATGCATTCCGGGCATATTTTGAGTCATTTGGAAAGATCAACGATATCGTTTTGATGATGGATAAGGACAACAACAATGGCATGAATAAGGGCTATGGCTTTGTGAAATATGATGATCCACGCTGTGCAgatgatgtcattttaaagaaagGCCAGCATAAACTTGATGGCAAAGAG CTGGACACAAAACCTTGCAATGCCCGAGGATCTAGACCAAGAGGTGGCATACCTGACGATAACAGAACCAAGAAAATCTTTGTTGGGGGTATCTCACAGCAGGCAGGCAAGCAGGATCTTTATGATGTCTTCAAACCCTTTGGAATG GTAGAAGATGTGCACATTATGACAGACAATGCCACAGGAAAGCACAGAG GCTTCGGCTTTGTGACGTTGGATAGTGAAGAAGCCGTAGAGAAATTGGTCCAAATACGCCATCTGGAGCTGAAGGGAAAATCG ATGGAGATTAAAAAGGCCCAGCCGAAGATGAACAGAGGGTTCGGAGGGCCAGGTGGACCAGGAGGACCTAtgggtggaggaggaggaggctTCCCACAAGGAGGTGGTAGCTGGAACCAAGGGGGGCAGCCAGGCTTTGGTGGATTCGGAGGGGGCAGCCAGTGGAACATGGGTCAACCCATGG GCCAATTTGGGCAGCAGCAGCAAGGAGGGTTTCAGCAGAGAGGTGGCCCAGGCCAGGGGTACGGCAGCCAGCAACAAGGGTACAACAATGGCTACCGGCAACAAGGTCAGGGGGGACCACAATACGGTCAACAAGGAGGAGGTTATGCGgggcagcagcagcaacaacagcCACAGCAGCAACATAACTATGGAG GTGGACAGGGCTATAGTAATTATGGAGGAGGTGGATATGGACAATCTCAACAGGACCCGTAtggacaacaacaacaacagcaacagcaATATGGAAACCAAG GTTCAATGGGTAACTATCCCCAAGAAGCATCAGGGTATGGTCCTCAGCGAGTGAACTACAACCAACAACAACAAGGCTACAATCAAG GACAATTCGGTAACGACATGCCAGGTCAGAACTTTGGTCCAcctcagcagcagcagcaaccaccaccaccacagcCACCACAGCAACAGCAACCACCACAAGGGTACGGGCAACCGGTTGAAGGGGGCCCCGACATGTACGGCAACAACAACTACGGAAGAGGCAACTTGGGAGGAGGGAACCAGTTCCATCCGTACAGACGATTCCAAGGCAATCAGGTTCAGTAA
- the LOC121415727 gene encoding heterogeneous nuclear ribonucleoprotein A3-like isoform X1 yields the protein MNIVLNPPTNIGKRMGEEVGKIFVGGVNRETTIDAFRAYFESFGKINDIVLMMDKDNNNGMNKGYGFVKYDDPRCADDVILKKGQHKLDGKELDTKPCNARGSRPRGGIPDDNRTKKIFVGGISQQAGKQDLYDVFKPFGMVEDVHIMTDNATGKHRGFGFVTLDSEEAVEKLVQIRHLELKGKSMEIKKAQPKMNRGFGGPGGPGGPMGGGGGGFPQGGGSWNQGGQPGFGGFGGGSQWNMGQPMGQFGQQQQGGFQQRGGPGQGYGSQQQGYNNGYRQQGQGGPQYGQQGGGYAGQQQQQQPQQQHNYGGKPSAGGDNYGTKNPRLGGQGYSNYGGGGYGQSQQDPYGQQQQQQQQYGNQGSMGNYPQEASGYGPQRVNYNQQQQGYNQGQFGNDMPGQNFGPPQQQQQPPPPQPPQQQQPPQGYGQPVEGGPDMYGNNNYGRGNLGGGNQFHPYRRFQGNQVQ from the exons ATGCATTCCGGGCATATTTTGAGTCATTTGGAAAGATCAACGATATCGTTTTGATGATGGATAAGGACAACAACAATGGCATGAATAAGGGCTATGGCTTTGTGAAATATGATGATCCACGCTGTGCAgatgatgtcattttaaagaaagGCCAGCATAAACTTGATGGCAAAGAG CTGGACACAAAACCTTGCAATGCCCGAGGATCTAGACCAAGAGGTGGCATACCTGACGATAACAGAACCAAGAAAATCTTTGTTGGGGGTATCTCACAGCAGGCAGGCAAGCAGGATCTTTATGATGTCTTCAAACCCTTTGGAATG GTAGAAGATGTGCACATTATGACAGACAATGCCACAGGAAAGCACAGAG GCTTCGGCTTTGTGACGTTGGATAGTGAAGAAGCCGTAGAGAAATTGGTCCAAATACGCCATCTGGAGCTGAAGGGAAAATCG ATGGAGATTAAAAAGGCCCAGCCGAAGATGAACAGAGGGTTCGGAGGGCCAGGTGGACCAGGAGGACCTAtgggtggaggaggaggaggctTCCCACAAGGAGGTGGTAGCTGGAACCAAGGGGGGCAGCCAGGCTTTGGTGGATTCGGAGGGGGCAGCCAGTGGAACATGGGTCAACCCATGG GCCAATTTGGGCAGCAGCAGCAAGGAGGGTTTCAGCAGAGAGGTGGCCCAGGCCAGGGGTACGGCAGCCAGCAACAAGGGTACAACAATGGCTACCGGCAACAAGGTCAGGGGGGACCACAATACGGTCAACAAGGAGGAGGTTATGCGgggcagcagcagcaacaacagcCACAGCAGCAACATAACTATGGAG GGAAGCCCAGTGCAGGAGGTGATAATTATGGAACCAAAAATCCTCGCCTTG GTGGACAGGGCTATAGTAATTATGGAGGAGGTGGATATGGACAATCTCAACAGGACCCGTAtggacaacaacaacaacagcaacagcaATATGGAAACCAAG GTTCAATGGGTAACTATCCCCAAGAAGCATCAGGGTATGGTCCTCAGCGAGTGAACTACAACCAACAACAACAAGGCTACAATCAAG GACAATTCGGTAACGACATGCCAGGTCAGAACTTTGGTCCAcctcagcagcagcagcaaccaccaccaccacagcCACCACAGCAACAGCAACCACCACAAGGGTACGGGCAACCGGTTGAAGGGGGCCCCGACATGTACGGCAACAACAACTACGGAAGAGGCAACTTGGGAGGAGGGAACCAGTTCCATCCGTACAGACGATTCCAAGGCAATCAGGTTCAGTAA